Genomic window (Candidatus Methylomirabilota bacterium):
ATGGCTCCTGGTCGTAGGGTTGGTGGTTGGACTCCTGGTCCTCCCTGCCGCACCGGGTTACGCCTGGCCCCATCGTGGAGGGGGCGCCGTCTTTATCGGGGTCGGGCCCGCGTTCTGGTGGGGTCCGCCCTATCTGTACTACCCGTATCCGCCGTATTACTACCCGCCCGCACAGGTCATCGTCGAGGAACCCCCGGTGTACGTCCAGCAGGCGCCGTCGCCCCCGGCCCCGCCGGCCTACTGGTACTACTGCCCGAGCGGCCAAGGCTATTACCCACAGGTCCAAAGCTGCCCTGAGCCGTGGGTAAAGGTCCCACCGAAGGCGCCATGACAACGAGAAGCGTCATCGTGTCGGTCAGCACCTCGCTCCTGCTGACGGCTTGCGCGACGGTGCCTACGGGGCCGAGCGTCCTGGTGTTGCCGGGCAACGCGAAGAACTTCGATCAGTTCCAGGCTGATGACACGCTGTGCCGGCAGTGGGCGCTGCAGCAGACCGGCATCACGCCCAACCAAGCCGGTGCGGCCAGCACCGTGACAGGCGCAGTGGTCGGCACGGTAGTCGGCGCCGGCCTCGGGGCTGCCATCGGTGCCGCTTCGGGTAGCCCGGCAACCGGCGCGGCCGTGGGCGCAGGAGTTGGACTCCTCGGCGGGACGGCGGTAGGCGCCGGCAATGCCTACGGCGCCGGCATCTCGGTACAGAGGCGCTACGACATCGCGTACGTGCAGTGCATGTACGCCAAAGGCAATCAGGTTCCGGTCT
Coding sequences:
- a CDS encoding glycine zipper family protein, with amino-acid sequence MTTRSVIVSVSTSLLLTACATVPTGPSVLVLPGNAKNFDQFQADDTLCRQWALQQTGITPNQAGAASTVTGAVVGTVVGAGLGAAIGAASGSPATGAAVGAGVGLLGGTAVGAGNAYGAGISVQRRYDIAYVQCMYAKGNQVPVSRGLQPAYTSSAPPPPPPPPPPPPPGVPPPPAGPPPPPPPGPAR